From the genome of Acipenser ruthenus chromosome 14, fAciRut3.2 maternal haplotype, whole genome shotgun sequence, one region includes:
- the LOC131697387 gene encoding uncharacterized protein LOC131697387 encodes MDCINFLQLERLLFVLLCVSMDCINFLQLERLVFVSLCDSMDCINFLQLERLLFVSLCVSMDCINFLQLERLLFVSLCVSMDCINFLQLERLLFVSLCDSMDCINFLQLERLLFVSLCDSMDCINFLQLERLVFVSLCVSMDCINFLQLERLVFVSLCDSMDCINFLQLERLLFVSLCVSMDCINFLQLERLVFVSLCDSMDCINFLQLERLVFVSLCDSMDCINFLQLERLVFVSLCDSMDCINFLQLERLLFVSLCDSMDCINFLQLERLLFVSLCDSMDCINFLQLERLVFVSLCDSMDCINFLQLERLVFVLLCVSMDCINFLQLERLVFVSLCDSMDCINFLQLERLVFVLLCVSMDCINFLQLERLVFVSLCDSMDCINFLQLERLLFVSLCDSMDCINFLQLERLLFVSLCVSVVVGWGCINEGGLQDRVVKKMCI; translated from the coding sequence atggattgtataaacttccttcagttagaaaggctgctgttcgtgttgctctgtgttagcatggattgtataaacttccttcagttagaaaggctggtgttcgtgtcgctgtgtgatagcatggattgtataaacttccttcagttagaaaggctgctgttcgtgtcactctgtgttagcatggattgtataaacttccttcagttagaaaggctgctgttcgtgtcactctgtgttagcatggattgtataaacttccttcagttagaaaggctgctgttcgtgtcactgtgtgatagcatggattgtataaacttccttcagttagaaaggctgctgttcgtgtcactgtgtgatagcatggattgtataaacttccttcagttagaaaggctggtgttcgtgtcgctgtgtgttagcatggattgtataaacttccttcagttagaaaggctggtgttcgtgtcgctgtgtgatagcatggattgtataaacttccttcagttagaaaggctgctgttcgtgtcactctgtgttagcatggattgtataaacttccttcagttagaaaggctggtgttcgtgtcgctgtgtgatagcatggattgtataaacttccttcagttagaaaggctggtgttcgtgtcgctgtgtgatagcatggattgtataaacttccttcagttagaaaggctggtgttcgtgtcgctgtgtgatagcatggattgtataaacttccttcagttagaaaggctgctgttcgtgtcgctgtgtgatagcatggattgtataaacttccttcagttagaaaggctgctgttcgtgtcactgtgtgatagcatggattgtataaacttccttcagttagaaaggctggtgttcgtgtcgctgtgtgatagcatggattgtataaacttccttcagttagaaaggctggtgttcgtgttgctctgtgttagcatggattgtataaacttccttcagttagaaaggctggtgttcgtgtcgctgtgtgatagcatggattgtataaacttccttcagttagaaaggctggtgttcgtgttgctctgtgttagcatggattgtataaacttccttcagttagaaaggctggtgttcgtgtcgctgtgtgatagcatggattgtataaacttccttcagttagaaaggctgctgttcgtgtcgctgtgtgatagcatggattgtataaacttccttcagttagaaaggctgctgttcgtgtcaCTGTGTGTTAGCGTGGTGGTTGGGTGGGGTTGTATTAATGAGGGAGGGTTGCAAGATAGAGTAGtgaagaaaatgtgcatttga